The sequence below is a genomic window from Sorangiineae bacterium MSr12523.
CCGGACGCGGGGACGAGCGATGCGGGGCCCGATGACGCGGGGTCGCCACCGGTCGATGCGGGACCGCCGCCGCCGGTCGATGCCGGTCCGCCACCACCGGTGGATGCAGGACCACCGCCGCCGGTGGATGCGGGACAGCCGCCGCCCGAGGTCGATGCGGGACCACCGCCGCCACCCGTCGATGCGGGACCACCGCCACCACCAGTCGACGCGGGCGCGCCGGACGCCTGCGTACACTGAGTCTCTCCAATCAATTCAACGAAGCGTGGCCCATGGCCTTTGCTCAGGGCCGCGCTTCGTACACCAGATTGAACGGCGTCTCGGCGGCTCGCCGAAACCGCGTGAAGCCCGCACTGGTCGCCAGCGCGCGAATGCGTGCTTCGCCGGCTTGTGCACCGAGCGCGAGCCCCTTGTCGTCGGCTTTCGAAGCGGGGGTGCAAATCATGGTCGACGCAGAATAGAAGATGCGGCCGACGGGATTCAGATTCTCGGAGAGCGAGTCGTTCGCGAACGGCTCCACGATCATGCAAACCCCCTCCGGCTCGAGCGCGCCGAGCGTATGACGCAACACGGTCTCCGGATCGCCCATGTCGTGCAGGCAATCGAAGAACGTGACCAGCGAATACCCATTGCCGGGAAACGCTTTCGCCGGCGCCGTCTCGAACGAAGTCCGCGCCTCGACGCCCGCGTCCTCCGCCGCGTGGCGGGCGGCCTCGATCGATTCCGGGTGGTAGTCGAAACCGTGGAACGTGGAGCGCGGGAAGGTCTTCGCCATCAAGACGGTCGACGCTCCGTGGCCGCAGCCAATGTCCGCCACCCGGGCGCCCGCCTCGAGCTTTTGCTGAGTACCGGCCAGGGCGGGAATCCACGAAGATAGAAGATTGGCAATGTAATTGGCCCGAAAGAACTTGGCGGTGCCGACGAACAGCGAATGATCGTGCTCGTGCCAGCCGAAGCCTTCGCCGCTGCGAAAGACCTCGGCAATGTGGGATACATCGCGGAACATGGCCATGCCCACCAAGAAAGCCCCTGAGATATACGTGGGGCTATTGGCATCGGCCAGTGCGGCGACCTGTTCCTCGGTCATGTGAAAGCGTGACGTGTCCGCGTCGTATTCGACATAGCCCGAGGCGGCATTGGCAGCCAACCATTCGGCAACGTAACGCTCGGTCGTGCCTGTCTCCCGCGCCAGCTCGGCGGGCGACATGGGACGCATGGCCAATGCACGATAAAGCCCCAACTGCTCGCCCAGGACGACCAGCGGCGCGTGCAATACGGCCCCATAATCCGCTGCAAAGCGGCCCATGAACGCGTGCATTTTTTGCGGGTCAATTGCCATACAGTCGTTAGAGCCACGGGGGAGCACGGTAAACCAATAAAAAGATGTAAATCGTCGCCGTCCACACGATTAACACCGGAAAAACGGCCGCGACGGCTCGCACATGAAAAGCGAATTCAGCTTCAGAAGCGATGCCTGCGCCGCGTCATCCATCGTGCATGCCCATTGGCCGTGAACGGCGTTCAGCGTGGGGGTGCTTCGCCGGAGGAGCGCAAGGCATCGAGGGTGGCGTGGACCTCGTTGGGCGAAAGCTCGCGTACGAGGGATACGTCGCACTTCAATGCGGCGAAGGTTCGGGGCATGGTCCACGAGCGGCTCATCGTCTGTGGTCCCACGATGAGTGTGCGCATTTCCCGGAAAAACGGCACGGTTTCCGGGCGGCCCTCACCCCAGACCCAATGCCATGCAGGATGGGCCTGTTGGCTCCAATCGTATTGACCGGCCTCGTACGTGTAGAATTGGAACGAACCCGAGACGGAATCGGTGGAGCGCGTCGGAGCGTCGCCGCGAA
It includes:
- a CDS encoding class I SAM-dependent methyltransferase, whose product is MGRFAADYGAVLHAPLVVLGEQLGLYRALAMRPMSPAELARETGTTERYVAEWLAANAASGYVEYDADTSRFHMTEEQVAALADANSPTYISGAFLVGMAMFRDVSHIAEVFRSGEGFGWHEHDHSLFVGTAKFFRANYIANLLSSWIPALAGTQQKLEAGARVADIGCGHGASTVLMAKTFPRSTFHGFDYHPESIEAARHAAEDAGVEARTSFETAPAKAFPGNGYSLVTFFDCLHDMGDPETVLRHTLGALEPEGVCMIVEPFANDSLSENLNPVGRIFYSASTMICTPASKADDKGLALGAQAGEARIRALATSAGFTRFRRAAETPFNLVYEARP